Proteins from a genomic interval of Paenibacillus lentus:
- a CDS encoding DUF2627 domain-containing protein: protein MKLIISRFIAIIILVIPGIAAMVGFLKMKDALFLYMSRHGDDSLTHVHFDWLDFGFGVVLFAAGIGFLGGWIYFRDHKRNYLGPRFKKKTNNPSS, encoded by the coding sequence ATGAAATTAATCATATCCCGTTTTATCGCAATCATTATTCTCGTAATACCCGGTATTGCAGCAATGGTCGGCTTCCTCAAAATGAAGGATGCTTTATTTCTATACATGTCGAGACACGGTGATGATTCTTTAACCCATGTCCATTTCGATTGGCTTGATTTCGGTTTCGGCGTTGTCTTATTCGCAGCTGGAATCGGTTTTTTGGGCGGCTGGATTTATTTCCGCGATCATAAACGAAATTATTTAGGCCCGCGCTTCAAGAAAAAAACCAATAACCCATCTTCTTAA
- the lipB gene encoding lipoyl(octanoyl) transferase LipB codes for MTRSLEVRYFPMMEYGEAWERQKEIVKAIDEGQQQGHLLLLQHPPTYTIGSSRHPEHLLLSPEELKERGISLFEIDRGGDITYHGPGQLVGYPLLWLDGNKGIDLHGYLREIEQVIINYLAQYGITGQRKSGYTGVWVGDAKIAAIGVKFNKCRQRKGFITSHGFAFNIKSGIQEEGFRGIIPCGIQEFGVTSLEDMTGLVLSVEQVAREIVPYFNEVFQINELNAYWE; via the coding sequence ATGACGAGATCTTTGGAAGTCAGATATTTCCCGATGATGGAATACGGAGAGGCCTGGGAGAGGCAGAAAGAGATCGTGAAGGCGATTGACGAGGGACAGCAGCAGGGACACCTGCTGCTTCTTCAGCATCCGCCAACGTATACGATTGGCTCTTCGCGCCATCCGGAGCACTTGCTGCTGAGTCCGGAGGAGCTGAAGGAACGTGGGATTTCCCTGTTTGAAATCGATCGGGGAGGAGATATTACATATCATGGACCTGGTCAGCTTGTCGGATACCCGCTGCTTTGGCTCGACGGGAATAAGGGGATTGATCTGCATGGTTATTTAAGAGAAATCGAGCAGGTTATCATCAATTACTTGGCTCAGTACGGAATTACAGGTCAGCGGAAATCGGGGTACACCGGCGTGTGGGTGGGGGATGCTAAAATTGCTGCGATCGGCGTGAAATTCAATAAATGCCGCCAGAGAAAAGGATTTATTACAAGCCATGGCTTTGCGTTCAACATTAAATCCGGGATTCAGGAAGAGGGATTCCGCGGTATCATCCCCTGCGGCATTCAAGAATTTGGCGTAACATCTTTGGAGGATATGACAGGGCTTGTCCTTTCGGTAGAACAGGTTGCCCGTGAAATCGTGCCGTATTTTAATGAGGTGTTTCAAATTAACGAGCTTAACGCATACTGGGAATAG
- the spoIIM gene encoding stage II sporulation protein M: MLRPFRYALKDQTPLYVFVSVLFLMGVVFGALMVNALTFEQQQDLSRYLGNFFMSVNEGGADFYPLTLWEVALLHLKWLGLIWILGLSVIGLPGILILDFLKGVLIGFTVGCLVGQFTWKGLLFAMVSVAPHNLLIIPVLLIGSVAAIGFSLNIIRNRVLMNRSGSAARPFLTYTALTLVLAVVMLGASSFETWVTPVMMGWVTPMMQ, encoded by the coding sequence ATGCTTCGACCTTTTCGTTATGCTCTGAAGGATCAGACCCCTTTGTATGTATTTGTATCGGTGCTTTTTCTAATGGGTGTCGTGTTCGGCGCGCTGATGGTCAATGCTCTTACATTTGAGCAGCAGCAGGATTTGTCTCGTTATTTGGGGAATTTCTTTATGTCCGTCAACGAGGGTGGAGCTGATTTTTACCCATTAACGTTATGGGAAGTTGCACTCCTGCATTTGAAATGGCTGGGATTGATTTGGATTTTGGGGTTATCAGTCATCGGACTTCCGGGGATTCTTATTCTGGATTTCCTGAAGGGCGTTCTGATCGGTTTTACCGTTGGTTGTTTAGTGGGCCAATTTACGTGGAAAGGCCTGTTGTTCGCTATGGTATCCGTCGCTCCGCACAATTTGCTTATTATCCCTGTGCTGCTGATTGGCAGCGTGGCGGCTATCGGCTTTTCACTGAATATTATTCGAAATCGAGTGCTGATGAACCGTAGCGGGAGCGCCGCACGCCCTTTTTTGACTTATACGGCGCTAACTCTAGTTCTGGCCGTAGTCATGCTGGGTGCCTCATCCTTTGAAACCTGGGTTACCCCGGTCATGATGGGATGGGTTACTCCGATGATGCAGTAA
- a CDS encoding dihydrolipoamide acetyltransferase family protein: MSSNKTVQDVVMPQLAESLVSATIAKWLKKPGDSVEQYEPICEVITDKVNAEIPSTLDGVMGELLAEEGQEIEVGAVICRIETGKNEAVNALAGASSATASTGQPPAASLDTEVPGATGDQSQRSRFSPAVQTLAQEHGLDLRAISGSGLGGRITRKDVLNYLESNKGAVAGAGQNDYQASAPAQMSPASRQVPANTPPAEASPSLADLSQASVEPVRNSGLHLSETPKIPTIEVEGSDRSEYFIDVTPIRNTIATRMRQSVSEIPHGWMMIEVDVTNLVQLRNKLKDEFRQREGVNLTYLAFLLKAVVGAIKDYPIMNSVWAVDKIIVKRDINISLAVGTEDSVMTPVIKKADQKNIAGLAREIEDLATKVRAGKLKLDDMQGGTFTVNNTGSFGSILTQPIINYPQAAILTFESIVKKPVVINDMIAVRSMANLCLSLDHRILDGVICGRFMQRVKDNMESYSLDTQVY; encoded by the coding sequence ATGTCATCAAATAAAACAGTACAGGATGTCGTGATGCCACAGCTTGCGGAATCGCTCGTATCAGCGACCATTGCCAAGTGGTTGAAGAAGCCGGGAGATTCTGTAGAGCAGTATGAGCCGATTTGTGAGGTTATTACTGATAAGGTAAATGCTGAAATACCATCTACCCTGGATGGGGTCATGGGTGAGTTGCTGGCTGAAGAAGGACAAGAGATCGAGGTTGGAGCCGTGATTTGCAGAATCGAGACAGGAAAAAATGAAGCTGTTAACGCCTTAGCCGGAGCCTCTTCGGCAACTGCTTCTACGGGCCAGCCTCCGGCAGCATCTTTGGATACTGAAGTGCCAGGAGCAACAGGCGATCAATCACAGCGCAGTCGATTTTCTCCTGCCGTTCAGACGCTAGCACAGGAGCATGGTCTAGATCTAAGGGCTATTTCCGGTAGTGGACTTGGCGGCCGAATTACCCGTAAGGATGTGCTGAATTACTTGGAGAGCAACAAAGGCGCAGTTGCGGGCGCCGGGCAAAATGATTACCAAGCCTCCGCCCCGGCCCAAATGTCTCCAGCATCCCGGCAGGTACCAGCGAATACACCGCCTGCAGAGGCATCACCTTCGCTGGCTGATCTAAGCCAGGCGTCCGTGGAGCCCGTGCGCAACTCTGGCCTGCATTTGTCGGAGACGCCGAAAATTCCGACGATTGAAGTTGAGGGCAGCGACCGTTCAGAGTATTTCATCGATGTAACACCAATTCGAAATACGATTGCTACGCGAATGCGCCAAAGCGTGTCGGAAATTCCTCATGGCTGGATGATGATCGAGGTCGATGTGACCAATTTGGTGCAGCTGCGCAATAAGCTCAAGGATGAATTCAGGCAAAGAGAAGGTGTGAACCTAACCTATCTCGCTTTCCTACTTAAAGCCGTTGTCGGCGCCATTAAGGACTATCCGATTATGAATTCCGTGTGGGCGGTCGATAAGATTATCGTCAAGCGCGATATTAACATTTCACTTGCCGTCGGTACGGAGGATTCCGTTATGACCCCGGTTATCAAGAAGGCGGATCAGAAGAATATCGCTGGACTGGCCAGAGAGATCGAAGATCTGGCGACGAAGGTCAGAGCCGGCAAGCTTAAGCTGGATGACATGCAGGGCGGAACGTTTACGGTTAATAATACGGGGTCGTTCGGCTCTATCCTAACTCAGCCGATTATCAATTATCCGCAAGCGGCGATTCTGACGTTTGAATCGATTGTGAAGAAGCCCGTTGTCATTAACGATATGATTGCCGTTCGGTCGATGGCGAATTTATGTCTGTCACTTGATCATCGTATCCTGGATGGGGTGATTTGCGGCAGATTCATGCAGCGAGTCAAGGACAATATGGAGAGCTACTCTCTAGATACACAAGTTTATTAA
- a CDS encoding methyltransferase family protein → MKLWMLRVNSQIKANVLGKSGKPLQTRVAEMGVKVATMAWGVLWFALSIFGDAWLKPMSIPGGDGRTVLLLSAAGLLFMGTGILFFITAMLNMKTSWRVGIDSATSTDLITGGIYRFSRNPAFVGFDLMFIGLSLTYLNYVTLLVCLINIIFMHLLIRQEERYLERVFGDTYRNYAKHTPRYIGFLK, encoded by the coding sequence ATGAAATTATGGATGCTTCGAGTCAATAGCCAAATAAAAGCGAATGTCCTTGGAAAGTCAGGAAAACCGCTGCAAACTCGGGTCGCAGAAATGGGCGTTAAGGTCGCGACGATGGCTTGGGGAGTGTTATGGTTCGCGTTAAGTATTTTTGGCGATGCGTGGCTCAAACCAATGTCCATTCCTGGTGGAGATGGGAGGACAGTCCTTTTGTTAAGTGCTGCTGGTCTGTTGTTTATGGGGACGGGAATACTATTTTTCATCACTGCGATGCTTAATATGAAGACATCCTGGAGGGTCGGGATCGACAGTGCCACTTCAACGGATTTAATTACAGGTGGCATATATCGTTTTAGTCGAAATCCCGCCTTCGTCGGATTTGATCTCATGTTTATTGGTTTGTCTCTTACCTATTTGAACTATGTAACCTTACTCGTATGCCTCATCAACATCATCTTTATGCATCTGCTTATTCGCCAGGAGGAACGGTACTTGGAGCGCGTTTTTGGGGATACATATCGAAATTATGCAAAACATACCCCCAGATATATCGGATTTCTGAAGTAA
- a CDS encoding Z-ring formation inhibitor MciZ, producing MKSYFSDNSLRAQGKAWQIRIMLNQWQQQSEPTRKLKDFIACRLNLYSKVIDREYE from the coding sequence ATGAAGAGCTATTTCTCGGACAACTCTCTTCGCGCCCAAGGCAAGGCCTGGCAAATTCGTATAATGCTAAACCAATGGCAGCAGCAATCTGAACCAACTAGAAAGTTGAAAGATTTTATTGCGTGTCGGCTGAATTTATATTCGAAGGTGATCGACCGTGAATACGAGTGA
- a CDS encoding thiamine pyrophosphate-dependent dehydrogenase E1 component subunit alpha, giving the protein MNAKISTKTQPKHEQLGLSDAEVVDMYKYMLMARKFDERNLLLQRAGKINFHVSGIGQEAAQVGAAFALDRQNDYFLPYYRDYGFVMSVGMTLEELMLSAFAKADDPNSGGRQMPGHFGSKRLRIVTGSSPVTTQVPHAVGIALAAKMQKKEFVSFVTFGEGSSNQGDFHEGLNFAGVQKLPVIFMCENNQYAISVPVKKQLGGKVSDRALGYGFPGIRVDGNDALEVYRVVKEARERAVRGEGPTLIEAMMYRLSPHSTSDNDLVYRTKEEVEENWKKDGIPKMKNYLIENGLWSEEQDEALARQIQSQLKEAIERAENAPFPKPEDTLLHVYADSEGEE; this is encoded by the coding sequence ATGAACGCAAAAATTTCAACGAAGACACAGCCTAAGCATGAGCAGCTTGGGTTATCAGATGCTGAAGTCGTGGACATGTACAAATATATGCTGATGGCACGCAAGTTCGACGAGCGTAACTTGTTGCTGCAGCGGGCGGGCAAAATTAACTTCCACGTTTCTGGCATCGGACAGGAGGCTGCGCAGGTTGGGGCAGCTTTTGCTTTAGATCGCCAGAACGATTATTTCCTTCCGTATTACCGCGACTATGGCTTTGTTATGTCAGTGGGAATGACGCTGGAGGAATTAATGCTGTCCGCCTTTGCCAAAGCGGATGACCCGAACAGCGGGGGACGGCAAATGCCGGGCCATTTCGGCAGCAAAAGGCTTCGGATCGTTACCGGTTCGAGCCCGGTAACTACCCAGGTTCCGCATGCTGTTGGCATTGCGCTTGCCGCAAAAATGCAGAAGAAGGAATTCGTATCCTTTGTTACTTTTGGAGAAGGTTCCAGTAATCAGGGAGATTTTCACGAAGGATTGAATTTTGCCGGCGTTCAGAAGTTGCCGGTCATTTTCATGTGTGAAAACAATCAATACGCGATCTCGGTACCCGTGAAGAAGCAGCTTGGCGGTAAAGTAAGTGACCGAGCGCTAGGCTACGGATTTCCGGGCATTCGAGTAGATGGTAACGATGCCCTGGAGGTGTACCGCGTCGTGAAGGAAGCCCGCGAGCGGGCGGTTCGCGGTGAAGGGCCGACGCTAATTGAAGCGATGATGTATCGTCTGTCTCCGCATTCTACCTCAGACAATGATCTCGTATACCGCACGAAGGAAGAAGTTGAGGAGAATTGGAAGAAGGACGGAATCCCGAAGATGAAGAACTATTTGATTGAGAATGGGCTTTGGAGTGAAGAGCAGGACGAGGCACTTGCGAGACAAATTCAGTCGCAGTTGAAGGAAGCGATCGAGCGGGCAGAGAATGCGCCCTTTCCTAAGCCAGAAGATACGCTACTGCATGTGTATGCGGATAGCGAAGGGGAGGAATAA
- the prli42 gene encoding stressosome-associated protein Prli42: MMQKKWFKFVVYLMLSAMIGSMLLAFLEPLLIR; this comes from the coding sequence ATGATGCAAAAAAAATGGTTCAAATTCGTCGTATACCTTATGCTATCCGCCATGATTGGCTCTATGCTGCTGGCGTTCCTTGAGCCGCTGCTTATTCGCTAG
- the lpdA gene encoding dihydrolipoyl dehydrogenase: protein MTITCDVAILGGGTGGYVAAIRAAQLGKQVVIIEQDKLGGTCLHRGCIPSKALLRSAELYAQMKDSASYGIETSGLTLVFPKVQQRKQDIVNQLHSGVQYLMRKHKIQVIHGRGRVTGPSIFSPKSGAVAVELHDGEMETIVPTNLIIATGSRPRTLPGLEPDGQYVLSSDEALLLEVLPSSIIIVGGGVIGVEWASLLHDFGVKVTVVESASQLLPNEDEEVARELQRQLQRRGIEIMTGYQVQPDSMSKNDKGLVIMAAKGEETVQLQADKLLVSVGRQANIENIGLENTDIGLHQGFIRVNDAMQTTEPHIYAIGDCIGGLQLAHAASHEGLVAVHHLAEQPPHGYNDRHVPRCVYTRPEVASVGFTEKEAKEQGRDVKVGKVPFSAIGKALVHGEKEGFVKVIADRKTDDIIGVHMIGAHVTELISQAALAQVLDATPWEIGQTVFAHPSLAEILGEAALAVDGMAIGI from the coding sequence ATGACAATAACATGTGATGTAGCGATTCTTGGCGGAGGAACAGGAGGTTATGTGGCGGCGATTCGCGCGGCCCAGCTCGGCAAGCAAGTGGTTATCATCGAGCAGGACAAGCTGGGAGGGACGTGTCTGCACCGCGGTTGTATCCCGAGCAAGGCGCTATTGCGCAGTGCGGAGCTATACGCTCAAATGAAGGACAGCGCTAGCTATGGAATTGAGACAAGTGGGTTAACTCTTGTTTTCCCAAAGGTGCAGCAAAGAAAGCAAGATATTGTGAATCAGCTTCATAGTGGAGTTCAATATTTGATGCGTAAACATAAAATCCAGGTTATCCATGGAAGAGGCAGAGTGACAGGCCCTTCTATCTTTTCGCCTAAAAGCGGGGCTGTTGCAGTTGAGCTGCATGACGGAGAAATGGAAACGATTGTGCCAACCAATCTGATCATTGCGACCGGATCGCGGCCACGAACATTACCAGGGCTGGAGCCCGATGGGCAGTACGTGCTGAGCAGTGATGAGGCCCTGTTGCTGGAAGTGCTGCCATCTTCCATCATTATCGTTGGCGGGGGCGTAATCGGGGTGGAGTGGGCTTCCCTTCTTCACGATTTTGGCGTGAAGGTAACGGTGGTTGAGTCAGCCTCACAGCTTCTTCCGAATGAGGATGAAGAAGTGGCGCGTGAGTTGCAGAGACAACTGCAGCGTCGAGGCATTGAAATTATGACCGGCTATCAGGTACAGCCAGACTCAATGTCAAAGAACGACAAGGGATTGGTCATAATGGCAGCGAAAGGCGAAGAAACGGTACAATTGCAAGCGGACAAGCTGCTGGTATCGGTTGGGCGGCAAGCGAATATCGAGAATATTGGGCTTGAAAATACAGATATCGGTTTGCATCAGGGATTCATCCGCGTAAATGATGCGATGCAAACGACCGAACCTCATATTTATGCGATAGGTGACTGCATCGGTGGATTGCAGCTCGCCCATGCGGCTAGCCATGAAGGGCTGGTAGCTGTGCATCATTTAGCCGAACAGCCGCCTCACGGTTACAATGATCGTCATGTGCCTCGCTGCGTGTACACTCGGCCCGAGGTGGCTTCTGTAGGATTTACGGAAAAGGAGGCAAAGGAGCAGGGGAGGGACGTAAAAGTTGGAAAAGTCCCGTTCTCGGCGATTGGCAAAGCGCTTGTACACGGCGAAAAGGAAGGGTTTGTAAAGGTGATCGCTGATCGTAAGACCGATGATATTATTGGCGTGCATATGATCGGTGCTCATGTAACGGAGTTGATTAGTCAAGCGGCGCTTGCTCAGGTATTGGATGCAACCCCTTGGGAGATAGGTCAGACCGTCTTTGCCCATCCATCGCTGGCCGAAATATTGGGAGAGGCCGCATTAGCTGTGGATGGCATGGCTATTGGAATATAG
- a CDS encoding endonuclease Q family protein yields MTDKVSVTSTDSVCGGESLGRCFADLHVHIGRTNAGNPVKISGSRNLTFGNIAREAEERKGISLIGIIDCHSPGVQQDIDNYLQAGEMKELQEGGIAYGGTTILLGSELEIREPGMGPAHLLVFYPDIASMKSFTKWLEKYMKNVHLSSQRVYVPARKLQQEVYERGGLVIPAHIFTPHRSIYGSCAPQMAQVLDLERVSAVELGLSADSEMAGLLSELDPYTILTNSDAHSLGKIGREYNELRIAKPNFQEFEKALKRKEGRGVAANYGLNPRLGKYHRTFCGGCSYIIDEADIAVERCPYCGSTKLVRGVQDRIRSIADRREPAVPAHRPPYHYQVPLEFIPGLGPAKFEALLRAFGTEMNILHQVSEQELSEVVGSELAGSICAARVGRLALSSGGGGTYGKVDKSKGLSK; encoded by the coding sequence ATGACCGATAAAGTATCAGTCACAAGCACCGATAGTGTCTGCGGTGGGGAATCCTTAGGAAGGTGCTTCGCAGATCTTCATGTACACATTGGGCGGACCAACGCGGGTAATCCCGTTAAAATCAGCGGCAGCCGGAATTTGACTTTTGGCAATATCGCAAGGGAAGCAGAGGAACGCAAAGGGATCTCCCTGATTGGGATTATCGACTGCCATTCTCCGGGCGTACAGCAGGATATCGATAATTATCTCCAGGCCGGCGAGATGAAAGAGCTGCAGGAGGGGGGGATCGCCTACGGAGGAACGACGATTCTGCTGGGCAGTGAGCTTGAAATTCGCGAGCCGGGGATGGGGCCGGCTCATTTGCTCGTTTTTTATCCAGATATAGCATCGATGAAATCCTTCACGAAATGGCTGGAGAAGTATATGAAGAACGTGCATTTGAGTTCGCAGCGCGTATATGTCCCTGCTCGAAAGCTCCAGCAAGAAGTGTACGAAAGAGGTGGCCTTGTTATCCCGGCGCATATTTTTACTCCTCATCGCAGCATATACGGCAGCTGTGCGCCTCAAATGGCGCAGGTGCTGGATCTTGAGCGGGTTAGCGCTGTGGAACTGGGTCTGAGCGCGGATAGCGAAATGGCGGGTTTGCTCAGCGAACTGGATCCCTACACGATACTTACGAACTCAGATGCTCATTCCCTGGGTAAAATCGGCAGGGAGTATAATGAGCTGCGGATTGCCAAGCCAAACTTCCAGGAGTTTGAGAAAGCTCTGAAAAGGAAAGAGGGAAGAGGGGTAGCTGCCAATTACGGTTTGAATCCGCGTCTAGGAAAGTATCACCGGACATTTTGCGGCGGATGCAGCTATATTATCGACGAGGCGGACATCGCGGTTGAACGTTGTCCATATTGCGGCTCTACGAAGCTGGTGCGCGGTGTACAGGATCGGATACGCTCTATCGCGGATCGGAGAGAACCTGCAGTTCCGGCGCATCGCCCGCCTTATCATTACCAGGTGCCGCTAGAGTTCATTCCGGGTCTCGGGCCTGCAAAATTTGAAGCATTGCTGCGGGCCTTTGGAACGGAGATGAATATTTTGCATCAGGTGTCTGAGCAGGAACTGTCTGAGGTCGTCGGCAGCGAACTTGCCGGAAGCATCTGTGCAGCGCGAGTAGGACGCCTAGCCCTATCTTCGGGCGGTGGCGGAACATACGGCAAGGTTGATAAATCAAAAGGATTGAGCAAATAG
- a CDS encoding NUDIX domain-containing protein encodes MTSANDKLKETTVSTEHIFAGKVISLQVDTVQLPDGTQGKREIVKHPGAVAVLAVHNGRLLLVDQYRQAMGRCELEIPAGKLEQGEDPLEAARRELEEETGYRCSQLTLLHSFYTSPGFADELIHLYWADDLTEGEASPDEDEFLEIIQATFEETQQYIAEGRISDAKTILAAYIWQQRRSVHHGNQGI; translated from the coding sequence ATGACATCAGCAAACGATAAGTTAAAAGAAACTACCGTATCTACGGAGCATATTTTTGCGGGTAAAGTCATCTCTTTGCAAGTGGATACGGTTCAGTTGCCCGACGGTACCCAGGGTAAGCGGGAAATCGTGAAGCACCCGGGCGCCGTAGCCGTCCTGGCTGTCCATAATGGTCGATTGCTGCTCGTGGATCAATATCGCCAAGCGATGGGGCGCTGTGAGTTGGAAATTCCGGCAGGGAAGCTAGAACAGGGTGAGGATCCGCTGGAGGCGGCAAGACGCGAACTGGAGGAGGAGACGGGGTATCGCTGCAGCCAGCTGACTCTTCTGCATTCCTTTTACACGTCGCCAGGATTTGCCGACGAATTGATTCATTTATATTGGGCCGATGACTTAACTGAAGGTGAAGCATCACCGGACGAGGACGAATTTCTGGAAATCATTCAAGCAACCTTCGAGGAGACGCAGCAGTACATCGCGGAAGGGCGAATTTCGGATGCTAAGACGATTTTAGCCGCCTATATATGGCAGCAAAGACGGTCTGTTCATCACGGAAACCAAGGTATATGA
- a CDS encoding alpha-ketoacid dehydrogenase subunit beta: MPVMEYIDAIRLAMKEEMALDDNVFVLGEDVGIKGGVFTTTKGLQEQFGEQRVLDTPLSESAIAGVAIGAAMYGMKPIAEMQYSDFMLPATNQIISEAAKIRYRSNNDWSCPVVIRAPIGGGIFGGLYHSQCTESIFFGTPGLKIVAPYSAYDAKGLLKAAVRDPDPVLFFENKKCYKLIKEDVPEDDYVVPIGKANVLREGTDITVIGYSLPLHFAMQAAEELAAEQGISAHILDLRTLQPLDRESIIASTRKTGKVLIIHEDNKTGGVGAEVSAIIAEECLFELDAPIARLCGPDVPAMPISPPMEKFFMLSKDKVKEAMLQLALY; the protein is encoded by the coding sequence ATGCCGGTAATGGAATATATCGACGCTATTCGTCTTGCCATGAAGGAAGAAATGGCGCTTGACGACAACGTATTCGTGCTTGGAGAAGACGTTGGAATTAAGGGCGGGGTGTTCACCACGACGAAGGGACTGCAGGAGCAATTTGGTGAGCAGCGCGTACTGGATACGCCTTTGTCGGAATCTGCAATCGCTGGTGTAGCGATTGGGGCCGCTATGTACGGAATGAAGCCGATCGCCGAAATGCAATATTCCGATTTTATGCTGCCCGCAACAAATCAAATCATCAGCGAAGCAGCCAAAATCCGCTATCGCTCCAATAATGACTGGAGCTGCCCGGTCGTCATTCGCGCGCCGATCGGCGGGGGAATATTCGGCGGCCTGTATCATTCTCAATGTACGGAATCAATTTTCTTTGGAACGCCAGGGCTCAAAATTGTAGCTCCATATTCGGCATACGATGCGAAAGGGCTGCTTAAAGCAGCGGTTCGCGATCCGGATCCTGTATTGTTTTTTGAGAACAAGAAATGTTATAAGCTGATCAAAGAAGATGTGCCTGAGGATGACTATGTCGTTCCCATTGGCAAGGCGAATGTGCTGCGGGAAGGAACGGACATTACCGTAATTGGGTATAGCTTGCCGCTGCATTTTGCGATGCAGGCTGCGGAGGAGCTTGCAGCAGAACAAGGAATCAGCGCTCATATCTTGGATTTGCGTACGCTGCAGCCGCTAGATCGGGAATCGATTATCGCATCAACACGCAAGACTGGAAAAGTATTGATTATACATGAGGATAATAAGACCGGCGGTGTCGGCGCGGAAGTATCGGCTATTATTGCGGAGGAATGCTTATTTGAGCTGGATGCGCCAATTGCGAGGCTCTGCGGGCCGGATGTTCCGGCAATGCCGATCAGCCCGCCGATGGAGAAGTTCTTTATGCTAAGTAAAGATAAGGTCAAGGAAGCCATGCTTCAATTGGCTCTGTATTAA
- a CDS encoding M20/M25/M40 family metallo-hydrolase, whose translation MINKDRIIAQFMQLVQIDSETKNERKIADFLKFKFTELGLDVVEDDSQKRTGHGAGNLIATLQATSGIQVEPFLFTCHMDTVAPGNGIKPIVGEDGWIRSDGTTILGADDKAGLAALLEIIQVLKEQQLPHGQIQFVITVGEESGLLGARAMDRNLVDASFGFAMDSNGEVGSICVGAPTQTRIEIEIFGKSAHAGVNPEDGISAIQVAGKAIARMKLGRIDEETTANIGKFEGGGPTNVVTDYVKLYAEARSLSQEKVEKQLALMKDAVDTACRDFGARGEFTSTTIYPGFHLREQDAVVQLAQKAAGKLGLSGQTFTSGGGSDANIINGFGIPTVNLAVGYEGIHTTEERIKSEDIVKLAEYGLEIVAQTVNS comes from the coding sequence GTGATTAACAAGGACAGAATCATCGCACAGTTTATGCAATTAGTGCAAATCGATAGCGAAACGAAGAATGAGCGAAAAATAGCCGATTTCTTAAAATTCAAGTTCACCGAGCTTGGATTAGATGTCGTCGAAGACGACTCACAGAAGAGAACCGGACATGGAGCAGGCAATTTAATAGCTACTTTGCAAGCAACATCAGGTATCCAAGTGGAGCCGTTTCTGTTCACCTGCCATATGGATACCGTTGCACCTGGAAATGGAATTAAGCCAATCGTTGGGGAGGATGGTTGGATTCGCAGTGATGGAACAACGATTCTCGGTGCGGATGATAAGGCGGGTTTAGCTGCTCTGCTTGAAATAATTCAGGTGTTGAAGGAACAGCAGCTTCCCCATGGGCAGATCCAGTTTGTCATCACTGTCGGGGAGGAATCGGGGCTTCTCGGTGCGAGAGCCATGGATCGGAATCTTGTTGATGCTAGCTTCGGCTTCGCGATGGATTCGAATGGGGAAGTCGGCTCGATTTGTGTGGGCGCTCCGACCCAAACACGAATCGAGATTGAAATATTTGGCAAATCTGCACATGCCGGTGTAAACCCTGAGGATGGGATCAGTGCGATTCAGGTAGCAGGCAAGGCAATCGCCCGGATGAAACTAGGGCGCATCGATGAGGAAACAACGGCCAATATCGGCAAGTTTGAAGGTGGCGGGCCAACGAATGTCGTTACTGATTATGTCAAGCTATATGCCGAAGCACGCAGTCTGTCCCAAGAGAAGGTGGAGAAACAGCTCGCGCTGATGAAGGATGCTGTGGATACGGCTTGCCGTGATTTTGGCGCCAGAGGGGAGTTTACAAGCACTACGATCTACCCAGGCTTTCATCTTAGAGAGCAGGACGCCGTCGTTCAGCTGGCTCAAAAAGCAGCAGGCAAGCTCGGGCTTTCCGGACAAACCTTCACCTCTGGCGGAGGCAGTGATGCTAATATCATCAATGGATTCGGAATTCCAACGGTAAATCTTGCTGTAGGATATGAAGGGATTCATACGACGGAGGAACGCATCAAGAGCGAAGATATCGTGAAACTGGCTGAGTATGGTCTGGAAATCGTTGCGCAAACGGTGAATTCCTAA